Part of the Henckelia pumila isolate YLH828 chromosome 2, ASM3356847v2, whole genome shotgun sequence genome is shown below.
GCCACTAGGCAGCTACCAGCAGCAAGAAGGCAACTTGAAGGAGAAAGTGGAGGGAAGATGGCCGGTCCTTCGTATATAATCTGCTCTTTCCGATGTCTTCACAGCCATCTCGTTCATTTTCGCCTCCGCGTTTGCTCGTTGCTCCTCCGCTATCCTCCTGGTTGCTGCAAGCTTGTTCGTGTACTTCTCTTGGGCTCGAGATTTCAATCTTTCGGCCTTCGACTACACGCgaaattttcaaaatctttcaacTCTTCGATCATGGAATATGTTATTGCAATATATATGATGTTGTATATATAGGAGTATTCAGTATTAGTACCTCTGTCTTTCTCATTTCCATCTCAGCTATCCTTTTCTGATGATTCTCCCAAGCTTGAATCTTGACCTCTTCGCGCTTGTACCTAAAACGATCGATAGATGAATTTGGTGAAAATGATGCCACACGATTAAAACTGGGAACAGAATCCATGAAATCAATCACCTTGCCATGTATTTTGCGCGTTCGGCCTCGTCCCAAGCAGTTGCTCGAATTTCCAGAGCATTCAGGTTTCTTGATTGATCAGTAGTCTTGCTCATGTTCTCAGTGATGCTATCGGGTTCTTGTTCTTCTCCATTAGCTTTTCTTGCTGATCCATTGGCCCTTTTCGGCTCGTTTTTCGCCTCACTTTCGGGGGCCATCATTACCCCGTTTTGACACCTCGGATAAGCAGCTGGCTCCGATGCTATAGGACTCCTTGGAGCAGGGGTATTCGCCCGAATCGGGGTGCCCGCTCTCGATGGCTCTTGGCTAGCAATTGGTGTCATTTCTGTGCCCATATCTCTGACACAAACAGATCTCACAACTGATTTAGAACTGTCAACAGGCTTGCTGATTCGCCACACCGACTCATCGCAGTCCACGGTCTTGGTTTCGGCCTCGTCTCGGTTCATGCTCTCCGAGCCAGGGCAGCCGTTTTCGGCCTCCTCTTCGTCGCTGGAGTAGTCCTTCTTCGGCACGggcacgatcaatctccggtcATCCGCATTCGAATTACGCGGCGAGGCCTTGGCCTGATTCTTCTCCCCTCTAGACAGATTCACCAGCCACTTCTGAGCATCGTCCCACTTCGATGGCGTCGGCTTTCCCAAAGCCGTCCGATGGTGATGCGAGGCGCCGGCCCGGTTCACGCCATTTCTCTTGTGGAAGTCGAAACTAATGCAACTCCCACCGGATATCTCCTGTGTAGTGCTGCCATTGTTCAAGCATCCCTTATCCTCCACACCTCTCATTTTCCACGGTACTCGAAATCAATCTGACTCAAAAGAACCTCCACGCTTCAAAATGCACCCAGAAAATAACAAAACCAATGAAGTAGAAAGAATTAAAGAGGAAACAACAAACACTGTACATTCTGTGGGGCTCTCATTCACTTCACATTCCCATCGGATTCACTGAAGAAAAAAGGAAAGCAAAGCAAAGCAAATGCTACTGCAGAGAATAAAAACTTAGAAACCAAGAAACTTTCGAGGATGGCAGAGTTTGGGAATGGAGTTCAGATCCACCGACTACTGCCACAAAAACAAGAAACCCATTAATTAATTCGCCAACACCAACACATGCATggtacccaaaaaaaaaagtccGATTCTTGACAATAAAATACTCCAAAAATCACAAACACAGCAGCCCTTTTGCGCCCAAAAGCAGAAAACTACACTGGGGGGTGGGTTCAAACTTACCTTGACATCTTTTACTCACAGAGGAATCTTTTGAAGAGTTCCAGTATAGCTGCTAAACATTTCAAGTGTCACAGTCTGCCATCTCCCCAGATGTTTCAGAGTAATTTAATCAAACGGAATCAGTGTACAAAAAAAACTTTACAATATTATTAATCTTACAAAATACAAGTTAAAAAATGCATGGAAATGTCAGGGATTGGAAGAGCTGGAGCTGGATATTATGCACAAGAATCCAATGGAATGGTGGCATGTGGATGCgcttcagaatttgataatttaatGTGTCAGGATCAGTTTGGGGGGCCATTTAATTTCGAGAGCGAAAGCTGTGATAATTTTTCCTCAGATATTTCACATGGAGAGGATGGGGAAGATAATGCGGTGTCTGCTATATATAGATAGAGCGGTATCATTTGGAAGAAGTTCTATTTGACCAGGTGCACGTATTATTTTTAGAATAATAATTTGCtactaaaatttataatttttttcatattgttttatgcaGACAGTGACCTTATTATAAATTGGGTTTTGTTTCAAATTCACAACAATTTTTTAACAATGGGATTTGGAGATTCCATCGCTGTTTAACGACGGAGTTACGACATACAGACGAACGGATGACAACGAACAATATAATTACACCAACCACCAATTCTTGTCCAGCTTTTTTCGGTATGGTTTCGTCGTTATGTTATTGtgagcaatgatatatatacaaTGAATGTTAAACAAAGTTACATATTAGCTTTGAATAACAAAATCATCTACTAATGGAAAGATCTATTCGTTGAGATAAATTTCTAATTTTAAAGATAACGTTGGTAGTAGGTTTAACCATCATGATGTATATATGTCATTTTTCTTACTGATTAACCGCATTGGCATTTCCCTTTATGTGATTTCGAATCGATTTAATGAGTCAAAACGAGGTTAAATTTGTTAAGAAATCGTCAAAagtttatttttagaggttgcaaacactatctAACATATGAAAAAGAAATTTGTTAAGAAAtaattcataatcacttattttaaaaaattgcatACAATCCTAACATATGGAGAAAATTAATTAGATTATTAATAATTTCGTAGTTTTCTAGCGAAATTGAAACGAACACCACCACATTCTCAACGGCTTATACCATATGAAGTGGCAACACTAAAGTTCTAGTAGATCACGGGCCTTAAGAGAGTCGATTCCATTGCAATCCATCGCACACATATGAAATACGACGTATGTCCGAGTCGCTAATACAATCATTTAACAAATACTTAcgagaaaataatttaaaaaggtCTATTATTAGAAGGCCATGTGCATAATTGCTCCCCCAAACCAAGTTTGACATTGCCATTTGTGTAAATTAGTGAAAGAAGGCCATGTGCATTGCCTTATGAATCCAAAGATGTCATTAATGCCATGTTTGTATATGTGCACGAAAGGCCACACTTAATTGTATTTAATTAGAGGACAAAGGAATTAAATAATTAAGCCAATGGATTATTTTAATGGGTCTAAAAATGGTAAAATAGGAGCACCAAGTATGTGGCGTGATTATCAATGTATGGCCATGTTATGCATCTATCCCATCAAGAAACAATGTCCCACAAAAATAGTACTTGCGAAAGGGATTGCTCCTACTCCTTACTATATTGTCTTTCGTCAATGAAATGGGgaaatatatgtgtatatatattttttaaaaaattgattctTGGCATTGCCAGCAGTAAAAGATTGCAACTTTTCATCAAATTTTGGGTCATCAGTGTGCTGATTCTATGGTAACTAAGAGTTTTTTCTTGATGCAATTTTTGTACTTAGATTTTTTTAGCGAAATGTTTTAGTGCAAATACAACGAAGTGTCTCGGTGTAACATAAAATATCTCCTACTAGTGTGCGCCTTCACAGTTCTCTTGGAACCGGGGTCAAAATCGAAATCATAACTTGAAAATTGAAATCAAATTGTTTTTCATTTTGGCTATAAAATCAAAATTCGGAACCGAGGAGATATGGTTAGGTTTCGGTTCCTAAAACTAAAAACCGAAACTGTAACAGTGTGGAACTGTAATTAGAATAGTAAATTAATCTTCAAATGTTAGGCCTTGTACGAGTATATAATAGACAACTTGAAGTGTATAATAAATCATTCAATTTACATAAACTAAAATTTGAGCCtatatctttaattttttttcataaattaacATCGATTTTACTCCTCTATTGTCGGATTTTGCAAGAATTTCCAGCCTAAAAGTTCCCATTTTCAGGTTTTCACAGTGGCATATGGGGTGAAATTTACCCCATGCACTGTGGCAAAATTTTAGCCACTAGATCAATAAAACGAGTGAAAAATGGGGAACCCGCATGATCCAACGGGTTCGAAGACATGGGAGTGGAGCTCCAGGACGAGGCACAGCATTGCCACCATCTTTTTACCCATACTATAGCCATTGAAGCGATACACGAAAGCGTAAAGAATTTAAAGAAGAAGTCTCAAGTTTCATCTTGAATGATCCCAAATATGGTATTGCATAGTGATAGAGCACTGTTTGAGCAAGCCATGTGGTTTTCCACTACAATTTGAATCCGTTCTGATATCTACAATTCATCAATCAAACATAAGCAAAAGAAAGTACCTTGAAGCTAATTATTGTCCTTGTTCGTGTTGAAAGAAGACATATCACACAACTACAAGCTGAAGTGAAATAAGTTAGCCCATCTTGAAGAGTTCCAAGTTAAGGGGATATTCTGGGACCTGATCTGTGGTTATATCAACTGTAAGATGTATCAAACCACAATGCTGCCACACGTTGATGATCAGTGACAGTGTCAAGCTTGGCTGCTAGAGCCGCCGATCAAATGAATCACTGTCGCAGTAAAAAGTCCCAACAATGCTCCAGCAATGACCTGTCATACGAACATAGTTCAGAACAGAATCATCCCAGAGTTTGTAAGAACCAAGATACTTTAGATCATACAGGAAAAAGACAATCAGTTgtcttaattaagttaaatcaTGAAACCATCTTTGGCCTCAACCCCATCGAAACGTGGAAGAGACGATTCGTGGCACTCAAAATATTGCCAGGTTAAGAAACTTTTTTACACTTACATATTGGGTATAACTTTGGTAGAGTGACTGCACAATTATGCAAATAATCATGCGATCCTTTACGGTACCTGAGAAGGAGTGTGGCCAAGAAGTTCACGCAGAGGTCGGCTCTCAGCAAGAGGATGTTCAGCTGGAAGTTCGCATACTATTTGATTTAGAACCTGACATTGGCAATTTGAGAAGCATGTCACGAATAAACATAGCATTAGAAACTCATATTTAtacttactatattattaagtttGAGACACGTATTGTAACTAATTTCAGTGCCATGATATGTTTTTAATGAACCAAAAATATTCTTTTCTCAAATtacaaatatttatatttttctttaataaaaaatatcattaaaGCTATTTTAGTAAATTAGCATCTTACCTATATTTATCATATcgtaataaaatattgttttaccTTATCTATACTTTTGAATTTCTAAATTGAATAATTATATCACTCGTAACATAAagaattattataaaaaaaacgtttttaggttttaaattttaatacaatatctcaatttttttaaacaaattatttaaaataattttttttaaatatatgtatGCACGCATGGCGTGTGAAAAGACACTGGTACATATAATTTATATGGGGTGTATGTTTAACTTTCTTAACTTTACAAGCGAAAATAAGTGGAGATGAAAGGATCTTTGCACAGATATCTGTAGGTATGTTATGGACAAACAAAATCCAAACATACCTCTGCCTGGCGTCCAGCATGTAATCTTACACCAGTTGCATCATACATCACCTGTCAAGATTACTCTGGTAAGACAAATCTACTGTGGCAACATTCATAGCTAAGAGCAATAGGCCATTTCCGACAACAGACAGTTAACCAAGCTGCAGATGAAAATTATGACACTCAAGCAAAGTATGCTGGAAATTTAGGCATTCTCCAATGCGGCCCTTCAAAGAAGGAAACATGCATATGACATTCTGACATCCTCAGGCAGGGAAAGGATCATTATCCAACTCTCTTTCCAACGTTATGTTGCAAAAAATACTCATGCGTTTTAAATCTATGAGGCGGATGAAATGCGGATTTGGAGAACTATATGGGAATGATCTGTTATCACAATTTTACACTATTTCATTAACATTCATGTAATCTCTATCTTTCAACGGAATTTTGATATTCAAAAAGTGCCTGTTTTAACCTCTCACCCTTTTCTGTTCAAATAAGAATCGCCGATCAGAAATAAAAGGATAAACCTAACCTTTAAACAAAACCCTCGACATTTTTCACTTATTTTGGAAACACAACCTCAGCTATTGAAAAACTGAAGCACTTAGAAGTGTCACACCGTTGTTGATTCCCAACAATGCATAAAGACACGTTAAGATTCCAATTTGACTCTCAAGGATTCCATCATCAAGAAGAACTAGGCCAATTGAATTTGAATGTTGTCGATTGCTAAGATAAAATGCATTTTCTTACAGGAAATGAAGCAACACAAGGCTacagaagaaaaaaaatcagtagAGACCATACCACGCAAGCCAATATAAATGCAGTAGCAAACAGTGATCCTCCAAAACCGTCATGCAAACCAACAGCCACTGCAAGAGCGACTACTGTTGCTGAATGAGATGATGGCATGCCACCTGATCCAACAAGTTGCTTAAGGTCCCAATGGTTTTCCTTGTACCTACAGAAATACAACTGTCTTAATACTTTCAGAAGAAAACACATGCACTCACACAAACATGTGACCAGAAAGTACAACATTCACACCTAATGTGGTTCAAAAACAAGATTTGCCTGAAAAACCAGCAGATCTACCAATGGACTATTTTGTTGGTCATTTAAAGTTTTATTTCACTTTAGTTCAATTTAGTATGGAAAGGTATGGGTTGAGGGAGTTGAATGGTGCCAAGGAAATCGAAAGTAGATCAAACATTTGAAGCCCCCTCTCAATTTTCTGGTCTTGAAAACAAGAAGAACATATGCATTCATTTTCATCATCTTAACCATCGCAGTTGAGTTCGTAACTTTTATTGTTCTGCCCCAATGCAAAACATAAATTTCAAGGTAGAAACATTATCAGACGCCATCTatgtttcttttgttttttaaaaggTAAGAATGGAGGAGTAACATTGCCAATAGCAATTTGATATAATGTCATTTATTCCATATGCAAGTTATTCATGCTTATATCTGACGTCTGAACGAAATCGAACAAGTTTTGATGAACTTATTCATCATCATGAGCCACATTCTTCAACAGTTCTTGATGAGTAATTTGAGCCTTGCATGTTCCTTGTTTCCAACTAGTTGATTCAATATCGTAATTGGTATAATATGTTGAAAGAAATACAAATCTGCCAGATAGCTCAAGACCCttcttttaaaattcccctaccACGACcgtatatatgttttttttcagCTGGACATTTGAATCCAAGCTAAAGCAGGAAGCTGCAAAACCCCCAATAATgtaaaaagaattttaaaaagaAATCTTCTAAGAATACAAGTTTAGAAAATTCACACATATAAAGAAAATATACCAACACACATAAGATCTGATCCTTGATTACACCCAAaccaattaaaaatttaaaacaatcaGAACCGAAGGAAACGAACACCAACCCAACATCATAACTCCAACATCTctggaaaaaaattaaatttcacataaatccATCAAAGAATAGCAAAGAAACACACATAACAGACGAGATTTTACCAGGAAGTCACGAGCTTGATGGACTGGGCGATAGCAAACGCCAGGAGGGCAGACATCAACGGGGCATTCGTAAAAAACGAGGACGAAGAATCATACGAGGTTGTCGCTCCAGCTGCTGCTACAGTTGACTTCTGCATCGAATCTTGGATCAACCCCACGTTCGATCCCACTATTTCATCCATTcccatcaattttttttatctgtCCTTTCGTCCCCCTCCGATCCTCAAAATCGACTTTTATACCAAGAAACTGATCTGGGCAACAATTATTCACGTCCTTTTCTTCCTCAATCTTCAACTCCGTATAGATTCAGGCAAATAATTGTGCTCTTGACACCTATTTTTGACGTTTCAGCTTAAGAGAATGGAGAAAGAGACGAAACGGGGGCTGAATCAATCTTGGGGGGAAGAGGTAGTCTTAACCACCAAAGAGTCGTGTGTTTTGACGAGTGATGTTCGGATTTTTGGTTACA
Proteins encoded:
- the LOC140881730 gene encoding uncharacterized protein, whose amino-acid sequence is MRGVEDKGCLNNGSTTQEISGGSCISFDFHKRNGVNRAGASHHHRTALGKPTPSKWDDAQKWLVNLSRGEKNQAKASPRNSNADDRRLIVPVPKKDYSSDEEEAENGCPGSESMNRDEAETKTVDCDESVWRISKPVDSSKSVVRSVCVRDMGTEMTPIASQEPSRAGTPIRANTPAPRSPIASEPAAYPRCQNGVMMAPESEAKNEPKRANGSARKANGEEQEPDSITENMSKTTDQSRNLNALEIRATAWDEAERAKYMARYKREEVKIQAWENHQKRIAEMEMRKTESKAERLKSRAQEKYTNKLAATRRIAEEQRANAEAKMNEMAVKTSERADYIRRTGHLPSTFSFKLPSCCW
- the LOC140881977 gene encoding uncharacterized protein gives rise to the protein MGMDEIVGSNVGLIQDSMQKSTVAAAGATTSYDSSSSFFTNAPLMSALLAFAIAQSIKLVTSWYKENHWDLKQLVGSGGMPSSHSATVVALAVAVGLHDGFGGSLFATAFILACVVMYDATGVRLHAGRQAEVLNQIVCELPAEHPLAESRPLRELLGHTPSQVIAGALLGLFTATVIHLIGGSSSQA